A window of the Zeugodacus cucurbitae isolate PBARC_wt_2022May chromosome 2, idZeuCucr1.2, whole genome shotgun sequence genome harbors these coding sequences:
- the LOC105220725 gene encoding uncharacterized protein LOC105220725, producing the protein MDMIMEHILNFLQFDVTSIFGKGSECGLCCMSLSRPQFSASVERCIANVYEPRPQITNGDEEMACDDNDSFGENDLQLEAFCRQLDEAEDEEEDDEEEEQEEDMDSLCCESSLSEQQESSNECLTESSCLLDNLKNEQRCGAANEQNSRDAADECTCELVCKQVVSKIADKCSSSTLLELRSIEERANKLWEALNSNVRTNTCAKMPNWWDMKTWQKLPFYWAALSNDILCEDPFENFKRFYTGSKKSNKRSAKRQMERMLILWHRLCPKQRLPFIMEAFISKVGAGKVNIGDEHEIQRIICDLQNK; encoded by the coding sequence ATGGACATGATAATGGAGCATATTTTGAACTTCCTGCAATTCGATGTGACTAGCATTTTTGGAAAGGGTAGCGAATGTGGACTCTGTTGCATGAGCCTCTCGCGACCGCAGTTTAGTGCGTCTGTGGAGCGTTGCATTGCAAATGTATAcgagccacgcccacaaatcaCAAATGGGGATGAAGAGATGGCATGTGACGACAATGACAGCTTCGGTGAGAATGATCTGCAATTGGAGGCATTCTGCCGGCAGCTAGATGAAGCGGAAGACGAAGAGGAAGATGATGAAGAGGAGGAGCAGGAGGAGGACATGGATTCTCTGTGCTGCGAAAGTAGTTTGAGTGAGCAGCAAGAGAGTAGTAACGAATGCTTGACAGAGAGTAGCTGTCTGTTGGATAATCTCAAGAATGAGCAACGGTGCGGTGCGGCGAATGAACAAAACTCCCGAGATGCCGCTGACGAGTGCACCTGTGAGTTGGTATGCAAGCAGGTGGTGTCTAAAATCGCCGATAAGTGCTCATCGTCCACGCTGTTGGAATTGCGCAGCATTGAGGAACGCGCCAATAAATTGTGGGAGGCGCTCAATTCGAATGTGCGCACCAATACTTGCGCCAAAATGCCAAACTGGTGGGATATGAAGACGTGGCAGAAGTTACCGTTCTACTGGGCCGCGCTGTCCAATGACATACTCTGCGAGGACCCGTTCGAGAACTTCAAGCGCTTCTACACGGGCAGCAAGAAGTCCAACAAGCGCAGCGCCAAACGCCAAATGGAGCGTATGCTCATACTGTGGCACCGGCTGTGCCCCAAGCAGCGACTGCCGTTCATCATGGAGGCCTTCATCAGCAAGGTTGGTGCGGGGAAGGTGAACATCGGTGATGAGCACGAAATTCAGCGCATCATCTGCGATCTGCAGAACAAATGA
- the LOC105218584 gene encoding cAMP-dependent protein kinase catalytic subunit 2 isoform X2, whose protein sequence is MHQLIMTNQTGANKPTVFFNPVVDYDLVLTLFLEEFNGRWSNVKPSPETGLEGYEELTILGSGSFGQVALCKDKSSGDYYAVKLMLKEKIVKMKQVTHVHNEKKVLACIKFPFLIWLDFSRKDYDLLYLGLPFVNGGELFTYHRKMRKFNEKHARFYASQVFLALEYLHFLHLIYRDLKPENIMIDKNGYIKITDFGFVKKVETRTMTLCGTPEYLAPEVIQSRPYGSCVDWWSFGVFIYEMVNGSSPFSPFNRDIMVMYGKICEGEYKMPQGFSSELKDLIDNLLQVELSKRYGSMINGNKDIKNHDWFKSIDWFSILNQEMPAPYVPQIGHAEDLSNFDKYPEFKRGPKSKTCRYCEAFADF, encoded by the exons ATGCACCAACTGATTATGACCAATCAAACGGGGGCGAATAAACCAACGGTATTTTTTAATCCGGTCGTCGACTACGACCTGGTGCTGACGCTCTTTCTGGAAGAATTCAATGGGCGCTGGAGCAATGTGAAACCATCACCGGAGACCGGACTCGAGGGCTATGAGGAGTTAACCATACTCGGCTCTGGCTCGTTCGGTCAAGTG GCCCTGTGCAAGGACAAGTCGTCGGGCGACTATTATGCCGTGAAACTCATGCTGAAAGAGAAGATCGTCAAGATGAAGCAGGTGACACATGTGCACAATGAAAAAAAGGTGCTGGCTTGCATCAAGTTCCCCTTTCTCATTTGGCTGGATTTCTCTCGCAAGGATTACGATCTGCTCTACCTAGGGTTGCCATTTGTCAATGGTGGCGAATTATTCACCTACCATCGCAA AATGCGCAAATTCAATGAGAAGCACGCCCGTTTCTACGCCTCTCAAGTGTTTCTCGCGCTGGAGTATTTGCACTTCCTGCACCTAATCTATCGTGACCTGAAGCCGGAGAATATTATGATCGATAAAAATGGCTACATAAAAATAACCGACTTCGGATTTGTTAAG AAAGTCGAGACTCGCACCATGACGCTGTGTGGCACTCCCGAGTACCTTGCGCCCGAGGTCATTCAGTCGCGACCTTATGGCTCGTGTGTGGATTGGTGGTCCTTTGGCGTGTTCATTTATGAGATGGTCAATGGCTCGTCACCTTTCTCGCCCTTCAATCGCGACATAATGGTTATGTATGGCAAGATCTGTGAAGGCGAATACAAAATGCCACAGGGCTTCAGCTCCGAACTGAAAGACTTGATTGATAATTTACTACAAGTCGAGTTGTCGAAGCG ATATGGCAGCATGATTAACGGCAATAAAGATATCAAAAATCACGACTGGTTCAAGTCGATCGATTGGTTTTCGATACTCAACCAGGAAATGCCAGCACCGTATGTACCGCAAATCGGTCATGCTGAGGATCTGTCCAACTTTGATAAGTATCCCGAATTTAAACGTGGACCCAAATCGAAAACATGTCGTTATTGCGAGGCTTTTGCTGATTTTTAG
- the LOC105218584 gene encoding cAMP-dependent protein kinase catalytic subunit 2 isoform X1: MHQLIMTNQTGANKPTVFFNPVVDYDLVLTLFLEEFNGRWSNVKPSPETGLEGYEELTILGSGSFGQVALCKDKSSGDYYAVKLMLKEKIVKMKQVTHVHNEKKVLACIKFPFLIWLDFSRKDYDLLYLGLPFVNGGELFTYHRKMRKFNEKHARFYASQVFLALEYLHFLHLIYRDLKPENIMIDKNGYIKITDFGFVKNLTKQKVETRTMTLCGTPEYLAPEVIQSRPYGSCVDWWSFGVFIYEMVNGSSPFSPFNRDIMVMYGKICEGEYKMPQGFSSELKDLIDNLLQVELSKRYGSMINGNKDIKNHDWFKSIDWFSILNQEMPAPYVPQIGHAEDLSNFDKYPEFKRGPKSKTCRYCEAFADF, from the exons ATGCACCAACTGATTATGACCAATCAAACGGGGGCGAATAAACCAACGGTATTTTTTAATCCGGTCGTCGACTACGACCTGGTGCTGACGCTCTTTCTGGAAGAATTCAATGGGCGCTGGAGCAATGTGAAACCATCACCGGAGACCGGACTCGAGGGCTATGAGGAGTTAACCATACTCGGCTCTGGCTCGTTCGGTCAAGTG GCCCTGTGCAAGGACAAGTCGTCGGGCGACTATTATGCCGTGAAACTCATGCTGAAAGAGAAGATCGTCAAGATGAAGCAGGTGACACATGTGCACAATGAAAAAAAGGTGCTGGCTTGCATCAAGTTCCCCTTTCTCATTTGGCTGGATTTCTCTCGCAAGGATTACGATCTGCTCTACCTAGGGTTGCCATTTGTCAATGGTGGCGAATTATTCACCTACCATCGCAA AATGCGCAAATTCAATGAGAAGCACGCCCGTTTCTACGCCTCTCAAGTGTTTCTCGCGCTGGAGTATTTGCACTTCCTGCACCTAATCTATCGTGACCTGAAGCCGGAGAATATTATGATCGATAAAAATGGCTACATAAAAATAACCGACTTCGGATTTGTTAAG aatttaaccaAACAGAAAGTCGAGACTCGCACCATGACGCTGTGTGGCACTCCCGAGTACCTTGCGCCCGAGGTCATTCAGTCGCGACCTTATGGCTCGTGTGTGGATTGGTGGTCCTTTGGCGTGTTCATTTATGAGATGGTCAATGGCTCGTCACCTTTCTCGCCCTTCAATCGCGACATAATGGTTATGTATGGCAAGATCTGTGAAGGCGAATACAAAATGCCACAGGGCTTCAGCTCCGAACTGAAAGACTTGATTGATAATTTACTACAAGTCGAGTTGTCGAAGCG ATATGGCAGCATGATTAACGGCAATAAAGATATCAAAAATCACGACTGGTTCAAGTCGATCGATTGGTTTTCGATACTCAACCAGGAAATGCCAGCACCGTATGTACCGCAAATCGGTCATGCTGAGGATCTGTCCAACTTTGATAAGTATCCCGAATTTAAACGTGGACCCAAATCGAAAACATGTCGTTATTGCGAGGCTTTTGCTGATTTTTAG